The sequence below is a genomic window from Ignavibacteriales bacterium.
CATTGAAAAACTCGCCTTCGGAGTTTATGCAAATTATTCCAGCCTTTCTTTTGATGATGTCGATAACACAGCATCAATGTACGAATTCGGTATTGCTATAAAACCAAGATTCATACTTGGGACCGGTTCTACTGCGATCAAGCCGGGGCTTCAGCTTGGGTACCGTGTCGAGTCGACTGATATAAGCGGAGTTGATGATGTAAGTGCTTTCGGTTTAAACCTGAGTGTTGAATTCCAGTTTAATGTTAAGAGTAATATTATGCCCTTCGGGGTAATAGGATTTTTAAGTCAGCCCGCAGGCGGCAACGATGATACTGACGTGACATTTGCACCGATCTTTTATTTAGGCGGCGGTGTAGTTTTTTAAACTTCAGTTTTTACTAAACTATTGTTAGTGAAATTGAAATTTACTCCAGCCACACTCCGAACAAAGTTAAATACATATACCTGTAAATATCCGTGTTGTCTATCTTGCCTTTCATTCTTTCTGCGTTAAGTCCATGTGCGCGTGCAACAACTGAACCGCTTAAATCACCATAAGCAGACCACACGATACCGAATGGAAAACTTTTTCCGTTTTTATCGGGCGCTGATATGAACGGAAGCGTGCCGGTACCTTCACGTCCGTCGATAGGTGCGCCGTTTGCATCGTTGGTTGGAAGGGGATTATCAGGACTAAGATTCGGAATTTCATAACCACTTGCTTCAAGTCCACCTGCTTCACTATCTGCCGCTGTTACTAAAAGAGTGTTTGGATTTTTATCAATAAACTTCAGCACTTCACCGATAGCGAGATCAGCGTTGTGTAATGCTTCAAGTTTTCCGTTAGCATTATTTTTGTTTCCAAGATTGTCGGTTCCTTCTTCTTCAACTACGAGGAAAAATTTTCCTTTGCGTGATAAAAACTCTAATGCAAATTTTGTCATCTCATTTACAGTCGGCGCTTCAGGAGAAAAATTTTTAAGCCCTGCTGCTTTTAGATCCTCTTCAGTTCTGTCATTAAACGTATGACGCGCGGCAAAAACACCAAGCACTTTCTTTTCATCGTAAGTAGTTTTCATCAACTCATCTTTTGAGTAAATGACTTTGTAACCGTTCTGCTTTGCCCACTCAATAAGATTCAATCCATCAGTTCTTTTACCGCCTGTCGAATACCTTCCGCCCACTCCTTCCGGCAGTAGAAAATCTTCACCGCCAGAAAAAATAAGATCAGCGCCTGATTGAATTACATCCTTTGCAATTTCAGTATAGTTAGCGCGTTTAATATTACTCGAAACAAAAACCGCTGTGCCCGGTTCTTCAATTGAACCGGAATTAATTATTCCTGTATAAATTCCCTGCGACATCGCCTCTTTCATTATACTCATTCGTTTACCGGAACGTGAAAGAGTTATCTGCTCATCAGTCATTCCAAAATCATTAAGGTCTGCTTTAACACCGTAAGCGTGAATTGTAGCTCCCGCATTTGATGAGGAAGTGATCCTGTTCCTTATATGTCCCTGGTACAAACCAACAGAAGAAAGTTTATCCCAGTTAAGTTCACTGTCAGGACCAACTGTCAGAATACGCAGCGCGTTCCAGTCTGCCAGACCTGTTCCATCGGGATGAATAAAAATTACATTACCCGTTTTGTTTTGAGTATATACAATTAACTGTAAAAGAAAAATGACTGTTGCCGCAAAAAATATTTTCATCTCGTTCTCCCGAAACATTTACAATAAACTAACACAAAAATAAAAACTAACAGTTAATGATGTATTAATTAAGTGTTAAAAAACTGCATAGCCGGTTAAAAACTTGTATGATTGATTTGGTGAATGACTGAATGAAGGGGAGAACCGAAGACAGTTGCTGGATACCGGATGCTGGATACTGGATTCCAGATGCCGGATACAGGGTGCTGGATAACTTTGTAAAACATAAATTGTCTGTCTAAGGTGGAATGGTTGAGCTTAATTAGTTAAGGAGTTTTGGTTTGGAAATGAGTACATTCTGATTCACGTTTAGTACATTTCCGTTGCCGTTTAGTACATTTGAATTGTAATTGAGTACGTTTTTGTTGTAGTTTAATACATTTCCGTTGTATTTAAGTACATTTTCGTTGTAAACAAGTACAATTCAATTGTAGTTTAGTACATTTTAATTGTAATTTAGTACATTGCCATTGGCATTTAATACATTTTGATTGCAATTTAGTACATTCAAAAGAGAATTTTATTTGTTTTTTTTGAATAAATAAAGGAAAGGATATGTCTTATGTTAAAGTTTAATTTTAAGACTGTGTTTGCGGCACGCGGTATTCAGAGTCCTACCGGGTTTTTGAGGAAGGCAGGGTTTTCGCCTTTTACCGCTTCTTATATTGCAACTGGTAAGCTGGAGAAGTTGAATTTAAAGCAGCTGGAGAGGCTGTGCATTTTGCTGAATTGTACGCCTCACGATTTGCTTGAGTGGGAGCCTGACAGCAAGCTGGGTGAGCCAGGCAGGTTTGAGTTGAGCAGGTTGATTGGAGGAAAGAAGGTGTTGTCTATTCAGGATGAGTTGAAGGGGTTAACGCTGGAGAAGGTGGGAGAGGTGCAGAGGTTTATTGAGGAGAAGAGGAGCGAGGGAAGTTGAGAGAGTTATGAATTCCGCCACAAGCGGACAGGTTTGAGTTATGAGTTAAGAATTTTGGATGGATGTAATTTTGTTTGATAAAGAAGTGAGGGTTAGAATATAGGAATAGTCACGGAGTGATCTGCCATAGGGACAGGCGTGACTGCCAATTAATTAAACCTCACCCCCGCCCCCTCTCCTTGTAAAGGAGAGGGGCTGATGGGTTAAGAAAAATTATGGTTGAGTTTTATTTTTGGTTGCTTTAAGTTGCTGTTGAGTTTATATCGCCCCTAGTTATCTTATCCAGAATCCCGGGGCAGTGCTTTGAGGCAGTTGTACAGGTTAGGCTTGTATGTGGAAAGCGGATCGGGAATAATAATTTTAGCAGAAGCCAGGAGAAAGAAGTAAGTAGTAAGAATTTATGCGGGATAACATTCTTTTATATCAGGCATGTTAGACCGCATTAAGTTTTGAATTTAATTTGAAAAAGATGTTTTGGTTGTAATCTAACATGCTTGTCGCCGGTGTGTTAGACCGAATACTGTGGGGATAATTATAAGTTAGGTTGTAATTTCTGAAGGATAATCTTTTATGAAAAATTATAAAAAATCCAAATATTTATTTGGAATTTTATTTTTCTTACTTTTTTTATTGTTACCATATCAGTTCTTGTGGGGTAAATTGTTCCCTTATTCACCAGTGAAATTAGGTTTTAAAAAAATTGAATTGTCTAACATTGTCGTATTCGTGCAAGATGGTTCCGAAGCTTACAATTATAAATTTCTAGATTCATTAATCCCTTCAGTTGAAAAATTTCATAAGCTAAAATTTGTTCACAAACCTGAAATAATATTTTTTCGGGATGCAGATAGCTATTATCAACTTACAACTACAAAAGCACGTTTTTACGCATATCCTAACGGTAGTTTAGTCGTCTCACCTTGGGCTGTTAAAGAAGCACTTGATAATGAGATATCAATGGAAATTTATCTTAAACACGAACTATCGCATACACTTTTATATGAACATATGGGATTTATAACTGCTTATTTCTTTTATCCTCGATGGCTATTAGAAGGAATTGCAGTTTACAGCTCAAATCAAATGGGAACATCCTGGTATCCAAGCAAAAAAGATACTTATCAACATATCGCTCAAGGATCATTTTTGCATCCTGAATATTTTAACACAAAAAAAGAAGATGAAGCAATACTTAATGTGAAAAATAAATTAGCTTTTATCTATTCGGAATTTGCGTGCATTGTTGATTATCTTAATGAACAATATGGTAAGGATAAATTCCAGAATTATATGGTTAAACTATTAAATAGCTGGCAACCAGAAAAAGTATTTAAAGATGTATATGGAATTGATTTTTATACCTGTTTAAATGATTTTAAAAAATATGTTAAAGAACATAATTACTAAACAACCTAACCTCTTTAATCACTCAAAGACGGACAAGTAGGTATGGAGCCACATAGTGGCAGGTAATGTCGTGAAAAAAATAGTTCGGGTTGATCTATTTAAATAGGATTCTTTAGAGAAATAAACGTGCAGGTAAGGTATTAAATAATTTTAAACTTTGTGCTGTGTTTTAACATATGAAGTTGTTAGACAACAAAAGTAAGCGAGGTTAAATATGACTGTTAATAGTGTCCTTCGTTCAATGGCAGTTTCCGCTAGAAGAGCGGAAAGAGAATCTTTAAGAAGACAAAGAGAATACCAAAGACATTTAAAACAACAAGCTAAATATCAAGCTATTGAAGAAGCTGCACTCGAAGTTGAAGAATATGAAAATAGAATTTTGTTACTGAAATCAATGCATCAAGATTGTAGTGAAATATGGAACTGGGAAAATGTTAAAGAATCTAATCCGCCCAACAAACCTATAAAGAAATTGGATAACGAAACTACAGCTACAAACAAACTAAACAATTTCAGACCAAGTTTTTTTGACAAAATATTTAAAAAGGTTGAATTGAAAAAGTCTAATCTAAAAGAAGAAATTATACGTGCTAGACAAAAAGACGAAAGAGAATATCAAAAAGAAGTTGAAAAATATAACATAGCATTTACTGAATGGACGGAAATTCGTGATTTAGCAACAAAAATATTAGATGGAGATTTAACTGCATTTAAAGATGCTATTGAGCAAGTTGAACCATTCGGTGAAATTAAGGAAATTGGCTCATCAGTTGAATTTAAAATTATCAATTCAAAAGAAATTGATATTACGCTAAATGTTAATTCGTCGGAAACTATTCCATCAGAAGAAAAAACTCAATTAAAGAGCGGGAAATTATCTGTTAAACAAATGCCGAAGGGAAAATTTTACGAGCTTTATCAAGATTATGTTTGCAGTTGTGTATTAAGAGTTGCAAGAGAAACATTTGCACTTTTACCAATAGAAAAATTGTATATCACTGCTGTAGCGGAATTATTAAATTCTAAAACTGGGTTTATTGAAAATCAACCAATACTATCGGTATTAATTCCGAAACTTTCTCTAAATAAATTAAATCTTTCTATGATTGACCCATCTGATTCAATGAAGAATTTTGTTCATAATATGAACTTAAAAAAAACTTCTGGCTTTGATGTGGTTGAGAGATTACAATATTAATGCCCTGTTGGCTAACATCGTTTATCCTTCAAAGACGCACAAGTAGGTAAAGAATCCAACCTCGGCGAGTGATTAATAGCACACAAGAAAAAATATTTAAACCCCAAGTACATTTCCTGGTTTTGAATTCTGACCTTTCATTTTTAATTTCCTTTCAGCAAGTCCTTTTAATAAAATTCTTAACAATGAAATTGAAAGTGAGATCATTATGATTTTTATCATGATATTCTTAGCAGTGTTTATGATAAACGGGTTTAACAAGTCAACAGAAATAAAAAGCAACATTTCAAACAAAGGAGCAGTGATTATGCCCGAAAGTAAAAAGGTGACAGGAATAGGAGGGATTTTTTTTAAATGCAAAAGTCCTGAGCAGATGAGAGAATGGTACAGTAAAAATCTTGGACTCGTGACAAATGAATATGGTTCAATGTTCGAATTCAGGGAATCAGAACCGCCGCACGAAAAGGCATACCTGCAATGGAGTCCGTTTAAGGAAACCACAAAATACTTTGAGCCATCGGACAAACAGTTTATGATAAATTATCGAGTTGAAAACCTGGAAGCGCTTGTTGAAGAGTTGAAGAAAGATGGTGTGACTGTACTTGATTCAATCGCAGTTTATGACTACGGAAAGTTTGTTCATATACTTGATCCGGAGAACAACAAAATTGAGTTATGGGAACCCGCACCTGTTACAGATTCAAATGAATTTCCCGGTGAGACTACAAAGTAAATATTTGTAAGTTGTAAGTTCAATTAGATACTTGATCCTTGATGCTGGATACTGGAAGTTCTTTAGTAAATGAACAGGAAAGTAGGGCGCATTAACATTTATAAATAAATTATTTTTGGTCTAAGCTTTCTTATAATTTTTCTTTCTTGTTAAGCCAATGATTAATCCAAGGCCTCCAATTGTAACACAGATAATTCCCCAGAAAAAAATGTTATAATAATCGACTATAACCCTGTAAATAAATGTGAAAAGGAAAAGTCCCAGTCCTGTTAACTGCCAGGTAATATCTTTTTCAAAACGTGTTTTGTTTTCAATCTCAGGTTTCAGGTTAAACAGAATTTTTAATTCATTCCATTCCCAAAATATCAAAATGCAGTTTGCTAAAAGCATCATTCCGGTTATTACCGGTGTTAAAGCAAAGTAGTATGAAATTGTAATTACAAAAATGTTTGATGTGATGGGGAATGCCAGCAATGCACCAGGTTTTGAGTACCGCTGCGTCATTAATAAAAATCCAGCAGCAAGTTGACCAAGCCCTATAAATTTCCAGTATAAACCTGATTGATACATCGTTTCAAAAAAGTGCCAAGCTGAATTGATTGGTTCATTTTCACCGCTGAGAGTTGTAAACCGGTAACCTTTAATTTTAATCAGACTCGCAAATACAAGTGCGCCGCCAATTAAATAGCGGGTGTAAACGACAAAAATCTGTGCGAATAAGTTTTCTTTGACTTTGTTTAGCGCATTCATTTTTAAATCCATTTATTAATAAAAAATATTCAACCGGTCAGGAATGGATGGAAGTGTAAAAATCAGGAAGATATTGCTGATAAAATTATTTTAAGACTATAAGAGTTTGGTGAAATCAATTATACATGTGATGAGAGGGGGAATAGCTGTATGAAGTAATCAATCCAATACTTCTTTTACCCGCCCTACCTCACCTGTTTCAAGGCGGACTTTAATTCCGTGTGGATGTCTTGGGGATTTTGTCAGAATATCTTTAACATATCCTTCCGTTAATTCACCGGTTCGCTGATCTTCTTTCATTACAATTTTTACATGCATACCGGGTTTTATATCTGAGCGTTTTATTTCATTCATTGCTTTTTTTTCTCATTTAGTGCGGACAAATTTAATTAATAAATCCGGAAATAAATTTATTAATGGATGATTACTTAATCCCTTACTGTATATTTGCATCACAAAAATAATTTATTGCTAATGCCCGATAATGTTACTCCCGTTATTCTAACCGCACTTGAATTGGAAGTTCACTTTGGTGAACAGGTAATACTTGATAAAGCTTCGTTAAGTGTTCACGAAGAAGATCGTATTGGTCTTGTCGGGAGGAATGGTGCTGGCAAATCAACATTCTTAAGAATTATTTCCGGTTTGATGCCTCCGGATTCAGGTGAAGTTGCGAAGAAAAAAAATCTTGTAACGGGTTTTCTTTCCCAGGATTTCAGTTTGGTTGAATCATCAACTGTGTATCAGAATGTTCTTGATGGCGCGGATGCGGAAACAGAACTAATAAAGCAGTATGAACAAACTCCGTTTGATGCACCGAACAAACATCATCTTGAAGAAATAATTTTGAGAAAGGATTCATGGAATCTTGATAAACGGATCAACATACTCATTCAATCACTTAACGCACCTGATGCTGAAAGGATTGTATCAACACTTTCCGGTGGAGAAAAAAGGCGTGTTGCACTTTGCCGTGCATTAATATCCAAACCTGACATGTTAATACTTGATGAACCGACAAATCATCTCGACACAACATCAATTGAGTGGCTTGAAAATTTTCTCGCTGATTATAAAGGCACTTGTATCTTCGTCACACACGACCGTTACTTCCTTGACAGAATTGCTAACAGGATAGTTGAACTTTCAAATGGAAATTTTTATTCACATCCAGGAAACTATACTGATTATCTTATCAATAAATCAGAACGACAGGCGATAAAAGAAGTTGAAGAACGTAAACGACAGATGTTTTTGAAGCGTGAACTAGAATGGGTTAAACGCGGTCCGAGAGCGCGGCGTACTAAGTCAAAAAGCCGTCTGGATAATTTTTATGAGTTATCCTCCCAATCAAATGATGATGTTGAACTGGATGTTGATCTGATTATTCCACCTGCAGATCGGTTAGGTAAGAAAGTTGTGGAATTAAATAATGTCGGAATAACTCTCGAAGACAAATTGCTTTTTCGAAATTTTAACTTTGCATTTGAAGCCGGAAAGAAAATAGGAATAGTCGGGCATAACGGCGCGGGTAAAACAACTTTGTTAAAAATAATTCTTGGACAAGTGATCCCGACTCAAGGCAAAATTGAAATAGGCGAGAACACTCAATTCAATTATGTTGACCAGGCTCGTCTCTTACTGAATGATGAGGATACAGTTATCAAAGCAATTGGTGAAGGAAATGAAACCGTAAAGTTCGGCAAGTATCAGTTAAGTGTGTGGACTTATTTAAGAAGATTTCTCTTTGCAGATGACAGGATCAATACTCTGGTAAGCAGACTTTCAGGCGGAGAAAAAAGCAGGCTCACACTTGCTAAAATTTTATGTGCCGGCGGAAATTTTCTTATGCTTGATGAACCGACAAATGATCTTGACCTGCCGACATTAAGAATACTTGAAGAAGCATTGATTGCATTCGAAGGCTGTGTTGTTGTTGTAAGTCACGACAGGTATTTTCTTAACCGTGTATGTTCCGGCATAATTGCATTTGAAGGCGACGGTGAAATTTATTACAGCGAAGGTGATTATGATTAT
It includes:
- a CDS encoding ATP-binding cassette domain-containing protein, whose translation is MPDNVTPVILTALELEVHFGEQVILDKASLSVHEEDRIGLVGRNGAGKSTFLRIISGLMPPDSGEVAKKKNLVTGFLSQDFSLVESSTVYQNVLDGADAETELIKQYEQTPFDAPNKHHLEEIILRKDSWNLDKRINILIQSLNAPDAERIVSTLSGGEKRRVALCRALISKPDMLILDEPTNHLDTTSIEWLENFLADYKGTCIFVTHDRYFLDRIANRIVELSNGNFYSHPGNYTDYLINKSERQAIKEVEERKRQMFLKRELEWVKRGPRARRTKSKSRLDNFYELSSQSNDDVELDVDLIIPPADRLGKKVVELNNVGITLEDKLLFRNFNFAFEAGKKIGIVGHNGAGKTTLLKIILGQVIPTQGKIEIGENTQFNYVDQARLLLNDEDTVIKAIGEGNETVKFGKYQLSVWTYLRRFLFADDRINTLVSRLSGGEKSRLTLAKILCAGGNFLMLDEPTNDLDLPTLRILEEALIAFEGCVVVVSHDRYFLNRVCSGIIAFEGDGEIYYSEGDYDYYIQKRNQRITEHVVEKPREQKEEIKVKSKPKKLSYKDSLELDSIQEKIIEAESEVERIEKIFVSPDFYEKYAAQTNQLNHQLEEAKEKVKLLYDRWEELEKKKQELL
- a CDS encoding alkaline phosphatase, translating into MFRENEMKIFFAATVIFLLQLIVYTQNKTGNVIFIHPDGTGLADWNALRILTVGPDSELNWDKLSSVGLYQGHIRNRITSSSNAGATIHAYGVKADLNDFGMTDEQITLSRSGKRMSIMKEAMSQGIYTGIINSGSIEEPGTAVFVSSNIKRANYTEIAKDVIQSGADLIFSGGEDFLLPEGVGGRYSTGGKRTDGLNLIEWAKQNGYKVIYSKDELMKTTYDEKKVLGVFAARHTFNDRTEEDLKAAGLKNFSPEAPTVNEMTKFALEFLSRKGKFFLVVEEEGTDNLGNKNNANGKLEALHNADLAIGEVLKFIDKNPNTLLVTAADSEAGGLEASGYEIPNLSPDNPLPTNDANGAPIDGREGTGTLPFISAPDKNGKSFPFGIVWSAYGDLSGSVVARAHGLNAERMKGKIDNTDIYRYMYLTLFGVWLE
- a CDS encoding YwbE family protein, with the translated sequence MNEIKRSDIKPGMHVKIVMKEDQRTGELTEGYVKDILTKSPRHPHGIKVRLETGEVGRVKEVLD
- a CDS encoding helix-turn-helix domain-containing protein, which produces MLKFNFKTVFAARGIQSPTGFLRKAGFSPFTASYIATGKLEKLNLKQLERLCILLNCTPHDLLEWEPDSKLGEPGRFELSRLIGGKKVLSIQDELKGLTLEKVGEVQRFIEEKRSEGS
- a CDS encoding VOC family protein, which produces MPESKKVTGIGGIFFKCKSPEQMREWYSKNLGLVTNEYGSMFEFRESEPPHEKAYLQWSPFKETTKYFEPSDKQFMINYRVENLEALVEELKKDGVTVLDSIAVYDYGKFVHILDPENNKIELWEPAPVTDSNEFPGETTK